CAGCGGTTTCTTGATCAGCTCATTGTTTTATGTGTGGTTAAAATTAATTTCTTAATCATcactttcatttcattattttaagtttaataatgtttttgtattcgatttttttaatgaatattgttttcaaattattatggttaaaataaaatatgagtcacagttttctatttaaaatctatcatcaaaagtttagaattcaaaaaattaactTGATCTGCACAATTGTTTGAAGGTTTTtggcttaaaataaaatccttgatctttttttatgtcaaatttattttcaaatgtttctcgTTAAAAGATATTCCATCATTGGCacctttttattaaataaaaagtcagtttgaaaatctaaattgtcaccctgtcactCTGGGACAATTTCTAACATTGGTCAGATCTTTTCGTCTCTTcaatcatctttttctttttcttctttcacctCCAAAGGGGCTCCCCGCTTGGCAACACTTACTTTGTAATCGCAGGGTCTGCGTGTGACATTTATTAGCAACTGCTTCCTATGTCAAAATTGCCTCACAAGCTCTTGTGAACATCTATTGTAAATCACAAATGCTCTTCTAATAATGTGTCCTTGCTCTTATCATCCTTCCTGCTTCCCTTGCTGCCACCTCAGATGATATCTCCTTGCTCCCATGACACTTTTTCATCATTCACAACATTTTcctccagtttttttttcctcccatccTGGATCAGGTATCCATGGAAACGCAAGTCTTAGTGTGTTGCTGGTAAAATGGATTTCCTAATGGGTGGCCAATTCTGCGATTACCTGCTTGCTGCATTTGGAGCTTTTGCCCTCCATCATTTGTTACAGCTACCACAACATGATTTGGATTGGATTTGTTTATCAActgtatctatgccagtgaggtgtagtgacaggcagaacaatcaaATGCTTTCCCACAAGATTGCAGAAGGTCCAATTAACCTTTGCTTCCTTCTATTGCCATTTATACAAAAGAATAAGAGCTTTGGGTTCAATTAAGCAGGCTCAGATTTCACAGTAACTGTGACGAAATAAAATCTTTCCtgaggctatgtggttgttttagatACAAAATGTGtacttctctttgttttaggtttagtttgacagtaaatgtcAACTGAGAATGGCAATAAATAAAGTTaagcctctttttggaagaatttttACTATctcccaaactgctgcttattatgaaatgagttgaaaattgtatctcaagtttgcgctcgcacgttaaagcaaaaaatcgaCTACACCATGGCTCATATCCCGAAAAAAAAtcgtaagttgggtcacttgtaCCTCAAAGCCCGACTTTACTAATTaaactcataaaaaaaaaaagttcacaggATCAATATAGCGCAGCCGCGAAcgatgaaccgcaatatagaagcatccctgcgattggcaggtgTCCCAGGTATGTCTCTTACttaatgtcagctgggataggcttgagCTTGACTGCAACCTAATGTGGACAAGCActataaaaaatggatgcttGGCTGTTTTAAAACAGTCTAATGTGCTTATGAATCACATCTTTACGGCCTCATTTCTTCTTTGCCCAccatctgtctgtcttttcCCCCTACATCAGCCGTATGTTGTGTTGTTTCCTGGAGCTATTAAAGTTTGCCTATACATCTCTCCACCTATAGCAGGGGTCTCCAAACTTTTTCCTTCGATGCCTGCATACAGAAAAATTGAAGGttacaagggccactttgacattaTTAGAAAGAGAAATTTGTTACTGTTTTGGCTATAAATGGTTTCTTTGCATATCTCGAAAAGCTCTATCTAaaaccaatttattattattattattagtcttAGTAGTAGCAGGGGCTTCGCACCattgggggatgtgggtgtcCTGACCTGCCCACTTTTTCAACCCTCAAACCCAATAGTGTCAAAggttattttgtgtttgtgccgCGGGCCACTAAAAATGAAGAGTGGGCCACAAACTGTCTccgggccgtagtttggacaTAATGACCTGTAGTATTACTAACTAAAGGTCAGTTCTGACAGCTCATACGAGAACGACCACGTCGTCCAGCATCCCCCACAGTCCAGTTGAGCCACATTTCCCGTTATATTTGGTGGTTTCCCACACCCGAGGCATGCTGGGATCCCTCCCCCAAGCACCTTTTTGGGCATAATGAAGCACAAAGCGGTCGCCCTGTGCTTCATGATCCCTTCTCGTTGATGGTTATTGTCTGTCTATGCGTACACTTGGCAAGGCTGCCCTGCATGTGTGCCGTGAGATGAGCTCTCTTTTGCAAAGATAGCCAGCTGGCTCTACGCCATTGACGCACATTTACACTATCTTTTGCATCCCGGATATGAAATGAATGCCTCATCCTAGTCCCGCCGGTGATTTTTAGCAGGTAGACGACCGCTGGCCGCTTTCTGGCTTTTATCGCATGAATTCTTCTGGAGGATCAATTACACCCGGGAATATTATTAACACATACATCACAAATGCAGCTCAATGGTGAAGCGCGAGTGTGTCTGTTGTGAGCAGATAAGGGGAACACAATGAGCAAGACTAAAGAGTCAACCTGCTTTCATCCtaaatcattcattcagtcTAGGATGAAAGCCACCGGCTTGTGCTGAGCATTTGCATTACAGTGCTACCACCACATGGTGGATAGTGGCAGCTGGCAGACATTCATGCTATTGTGCCTTATTTCCTATCAGGggccatttcaatttttataaAGTCCTCCGAGGGACATACTACCCatgcatccatctattttctattgtgtgtatcttcattagggtcacaggtgagctggagcctttctcagctgacttcaggcaagaggcgaGTACATCCCGGACTGGTTGGATGCctatcgcaggccacataatgACAAACGGCCATTCCCACTCCAATTCAtagctatggacaattttgagtctttaatgaacctaacatgcatgtttttggaatttggaaggaagccggagtgctcatagaaaaccaaatgaaatgaaGGTCAGAGTGAAGgtcagagctgagattcgaatcCCGAAAActggaactgtgaggcagacgtgctaaccactagttgaCAGTGCTGCCTGCGGGTTATTTgacatttgtgaaaatgtaatcataacaatataaaaaatgtttattattatacagAGCATTTCTGACTTCAAtatttttggagttttttttccccccgtgagatttgatttgtttttagaattgcacaGTGGACCGGATCAAATGGCTGTACATGACCCACAGGCTGGATGTTTCCCACCCCTGTGCTACAGGGAATtcaatgacttttttaaaacatctttatttataatttttgtaAATCTTGCAATTTACTTTTGAAAAGTGCTGCTACAATCAGTCATGCTtggtttaattttcattttgtatggaTGTGGAAAATATACATTACCTCGTTTTTGCGAATGGATTTTAAATATACCATACAATTGCTTTTTTCCCTTGATTCTTCCAAATAACTTGAACTTGCAAGCATAAATTTCAAGCCGGGTACATATATacactgatttttaacatcttgacCAGTTTttaaacacatgaaaaaaaaatggtgtgcttactgctcttatcgtgtgtggtgtactcaagaACACCACACACTACCACGTTTCCACCAGGAATTGGTagtctcctcccccaaaccagatgtaTGTGGTAGTACCAAGATTGACCTATGAGAGGACGTCTGTATTGCTACAAGGGGTCCCAGCTACTGGAaagtaagaagaagaagaagaagaagaagaagagggggaAAAGACGAAAGACGACATTAGGCTGTCATCTTAAAATGTAACTGCGGTGCGGTTCGCAACAAACTGTCATACAACCCTGATGGAGGTAATAAAATAGTGTGATTTGTAGTGTAACTGTATTCAAGGATGTGAGCATCATTATATTTGAACCTGTCATGCTCCAAATGAAAAGGGGAAGTCCCATTAGCGTTCTTGTTGTACGTTTTAGGGCCAGAGCGTGTTACGCTAGCTAACGCTGCAAACGGTGCATTCATTGACTCAAAGGCACCAACTGTGAAAAGCTGTATTCGCACATGTAATACATCTAGCAGTATACAATGGAACATCCAAAGTCAACTCTCCTAAAATTGGTACAATttaaaactcaagacaaaatttctgggaaaaaaatgtgcctcaaaagtcaaaagacACCTCAGTGGGCACCTaaattgtgttttgcttttctaaTACCAGTGCTGGCAAAGAGGAACCATGTAATGATACCCACAGAACCATGTACTTATAGGACAGGAAAGTTtgctggctgctcagtacaattaAATATCAATCATGTTCACATTCTAAGCAGATGCTAATTCAAATACGCTTACCATACGTACACTACGTGCCACTTCTTAATTCCAGCAGTACCTCTAAAAACCACTAGGTATCCCTCTCCATTGTTGTCTGTCAGGTGTCTTTGAGGGATGAGTACCGGTAGTTTCACTTCATTTCAGTTGAGACTGAGGCTTAtcacgaatagcgaaaatccgcgagtaattgacacccccacTAAAAAGGTTTGGAAATGTTTATAGATGCCAGAACATGAACCGCAAAGCACTACTTATGTCTAAATGTAACTCCTAAACTCACTTCAaagtacttccttgacaccaagatggtaTTTGATGATGCCAAAGCAACACTAgttgcatagaaaatggatggaagtttaaAGCAATATATTTATTGCTTTgttctgagcacaaaaacaggagctaggtttttttttgttttttttttagcaaaaaaacCTAACAGGAAATAggttcttaaaaaaaagttcGAAGTCAACCAGCATCGCAGAactgtttgactttggaggttccactgatTGCATTGAAGCGCATCATACATTTTGACCTTCTCATATCTCCATATTGTACTGATGGCTTATTTAATTCACGGTGATTTGAGCATCATTTCGTATCTCCAAGCATTCCCTGATACTTGGAATTGACTTTCTGCTGTAGTTGTCGTTGGCTTGAAAGCAGCAGAAAATGGCTGTTGGATAAGACCGTTTTCTAAGTTAAAAGAGGATTGGAACAGACTTTAATGTATAAAGTTCATTTCCACTTCTCTTCTACTTCCCCACACCAGAGTTTTGCCCGGCATGTTTCTGGGCGATGCCGTAAGGCACGTGAGCGGCGATGGTGCCCATTTCGGCCGCGCCCTCCACATGAAACATCTGGTCGTCGAAGTAGATGTGAGGTCTGATCTTCTCCAGCATGGGGCCCTTGGGCGCCCCCGCCAGGAACAAGGCCTCGTCGATTTCCAGCCCCCAAGCTCTGAGGGTCTTGAGGGCTCGGATGCCAGAGCTGGCCGCGCTTCGTGCCGTCACTAAGTAGGTCCGGATCGGGCAGTCCAGGCGCTGGCCTTTCGCGTAAAACTTCTTCTGGAGCTTCCCAAGGGCCTCCAGGAAACCTTTTAGCGGACCCTTCCGGAGAAGAAGAGAACAGATTGGGATTTATTGCATTGCTTTCACAGTCACACAATTCATTCTATACAGTTAAGAAAGCAGATACATGATCCAACAGAGTGTCCTCATTTTCGCGCTCGTGTTCGAAGAACTTGTCCAGCCCGTGGGCCTTGAAAATGCGCTCGGACTCATCGGAGAAGAGAACGGCATCGCCGTCAAACGCCACCCTCAGCTGGGACTCCGACACCTCCGTCCGCTTCTCTGGCGTGAACATGGTCGCTGCGGCGATACCTGATAATAAATCGGAATGTCGAAATAAATTCATTCATAAGCAAACATTAAGACAACTTTGACAGCGGACTGGGGAAGTATGACATGTAGTAGAACCCCCGCCGATTCACCATTCGTGAACCCAGTCTGTAGAACCTAAAcgattcgctgaaaaactcacagtTTCCGTAACACCCAAAGATCTTTCTGCGGTGGAATATTAGATGGGGCGGagtaaaccattttttttgaGAACCAATACCCAGTAATTAAATTCTTAGGAATCAAATTCCTCTTCTGTCGCAAATGAGTGATGACTTCACATGAAAGGAAGTGTACAGTACTTTAGTTCTGAAGTTTTCCAACATGGCGTCAATAACGTAATAATTAtttagcattcacacaataatgaAACCACATCCTATGTGATGTCCTTCAATTTGAGGAAGTACCCCCAAATGGCCTCTCGGCTAATTAAgacctttgaaataaaatgtcaaggACGCTTTCTTTGCCTGACGCCATTGCATGCGTATGTTTATGTGGTTCATTGGGTCACCTTGACAGGTGTGTGGTCCTGCATTTAATCCTCCCTGGTAGGGTCGAAACATAGCGAACGTCAATTTGTTGTctaattgagattttttttggttCCAAAGGATGTTTGTTTGGAATTACGAATAATCAATGTTCATTAATGTCGGAATGCATTTAAAGTCGATAGAATTCTGTATAATTCAGCTGTTTTGCCACAACAATAGGAATCTCAAGACACAGTAGGGAAGGAGAAACACTTTTGTCATTGTCAGTCCAAGTTATTTTGGTtcacaagaaaaatattcaacGAGGTGTGCGCTCACCTTCAGCTAGCGCCTCCCTGACCTTGTCTGCGTCAGCCGACAGGTAGAGGTTAGTGTGCCAAGCCTTGAGGTATCCGATTGGACTGCTTCCCCCTGTCATGCAAAACCGCTCTATGAAcagatctgaaaaaaaaaaatggattcaaaAGTGACACCAGTGCTTTTAAAGCTGTActtcagaggtggc
This window of the Phyllopteryx taeniolatus isolate TA_2022b chromosome 21, UOR_Ptae_1.2, whole genome shotgun sequence genome carries:
- the nt5c1aa gene encoding 5'-nucleotidase, cytosolic IAa, with amino-acid sequence MVKMSVDSVKVKELQICASSNGNERQSWEEKEEVQEKHLGLTAKPKQTLTVRRARKVEGAVFFPKPENAVTIAVSTRVLFRTEREEKVFEQHGVEEYLRYQIEHENEPFAPGPAFPLVKALEAVNARLRELYPQSEELFDIVLVTYNHAHVGIRLINTINHHNLFIERFCMTGGSSPIGYLKAWHTNLYLSADADKVREALAEGIAAATMFTPEKRTEVSESQLRVAFDGDAVLFSDESERIFKAHGLDKFFEHERENEDTLLDHGPLKGFLEALGKLQKKFYAKGQRLDCPIRTYLVTARSAASSGIRALKTLRAWGLEIDEALFLAGAPKGPMLEKIRPHIYFDDQMFHVEGAAEMGTIAAHVPYGIAQKHAGQNSGVGK